In Methanobacterium formicicum DSM 3637, the genomic window TGGCCAGTCCGCATACTATGGCCAGGAATCTGCGAATTTTAAATTCCTTTTTATCAACAGTCACTCCCTTATCCTTAAGGGTCCCGAATTCCGCTTCAACCTGGGTTTCAGTTTTACTGATGGCAATGAGAGTAGTGAAGGCCAGTGCACCGGCGAACATGAACAGATTGAGGGGAGCCATGTAAAGGACGATATCTCCCAGTGGGATGTATCCCAGTAATTGTTGGCCCAGTATAATAATATCCATTTTATTTATCTCCTACTACTCCTTTTTGAATTCTTCACGGCCCATAACTCCTATAAGGCCCATTTTAAATGTTACTTTAATAAACACACCGAAGGCTGCCAGGAACAATGCCAGAAGCCAGAACTGAGGGAATACAAAGAATATCACAAATCCCACCAGCCACAGGCACCATGCAATACCTGAAACCCCGGCAACACCTTCCCATATGTCTGCAGGAACTCCCCTCATTCTTTGGGACAGTGCATAAATTAATATACCTCCACCAGCAACTGCTCCTCCAGTGAATCCACTTAGGAAAGCTCCGTATGCTATTAATATAATTGCCAAGAAGGCAGGGGCAGTGGTTAAGATTTCCATGTCCATTTTCATGGGTAATGGAATAATGTCCACATTTTTTCCTTGTTTTCGTATTTCCCTGCTCATTAAGATTTCAGAGATAGCCAGGATCTCAGCCAGATCA contains:
- a CDS encoding EhaG family protein, whose product is MSASVLVPSVVSPIVVSLYIPAIFTGLLVGIIGLLAISYQKNDLSALILTDIVGIGMLIMVAAVGTDLAESLILPGLVVDLAEILAISEILMSREIRKQGKNVDIIPLPMKMDMEILTTAPAFLAIILIAYGAFLSGFTGGAVAGGGILIYALSQRMRGVPADIWEGVAGVSGIAWCLWLVGFVIFFVFPQFWLLALFLAAFGVFIKVTFKMGLIGVMGREEFKKE